A genome region from Coprococcus phoceensis includes the following:
- a CDS encoding VirB4 family type IV secretion system protein — protein MQFKVISKKADISEYLEKIQQEIAAEEDEQCRVLQEDYARLIRSIGTKEAVTRRFFLIFEFQSYDGNRKPKEKEVYQYMRTTVQTAKKYLALCGNVVLEHENESRFCVELFYQLLNRRTSVTVPFSERIKMVTQWYQEENGKESLPYIPVTELFAPKTLDFKHRNCVVFDGVYHTYLYIPSGKYRMRVPAGWISLIINAGEGIDVDIFFFKQDKGKSMERIGRRIRLNRSRLKETYDTNSDFDDLSESIRAGFYLKRGLSGNEELYYMSMLITITGYTEKEVEWRAREMAKLLNSQDIGTAKCTFSEETAFLSSLPILNLDKNLYQKSKRNVLTSGVASCYPFVSYEMSDRDGILMGVNKANNSLVIVDIFNSEIYKNANIAILGTSGAGKTFCLQLMALRMRRKNIQVFIIAPEKGHELARACKNIGGAYLKIAPGSKYGINIMEIRPSDQSARVILDGQASERSELAMKIQSLHIFFTILIPDITHEERQLLDEAFIITYQKKGITHDNASLWDQIHPGKYKEMPILGDLYQVLLKKEETRRMANILNRLVNGSSSNFNHQTNIDSDNKYMILDISEMQSDLGLATFTALDFVWSKAKEDRTKEKAIFIDECWALLSTNELTANYILEIFKTIRGYGGAAVCASQDLEDFFSLKGGKYGKGVLNNTKTKIILNLEHKEAEVVKKELDLSEAEMLAITRFERGNALISTNNNNLLVEFKASRLEKDLITTDRKDLKELKERLEKYGETAYEKGGMAK, from the coding sequence ATGCAGTTTAAAGTTATTTCTAAAAAAGCAGATATTTCAGAATATCTGGAAAAAATACAGCAGGAGATTGCAGCAGAAGAAGACGAACAATGCAGAGTTCTTCAAGAGGATTATGCACGGCTGATCCGATCTATTGGAACAAAAGAAGCGGTGACAAGACGATTTTTCCTGATTTTTGAATTCCAATCTTATGATGGAAATCGGAAACCAAAGGAAAAAGAAGTCTATCAGTATATGCGAACAACCGTGCAGACAGCTAAGAAATATTTAGCATTATGTGGCAATGTAGTCTTAGAACATGAAAACGAGTCACGTTTTTGTGTAGAATTGTTTTACCAGTTGCTGAACCGCAGAACCAGTGTGACTGTACCTTTTTCAGAGCGGATTAAAATGGTTACGCAATGGTATCAGGAGGAAAATGGAAAAGAAAGCCTTCCTTACATTCCAGTAACCGAATTGTTTGCTCCTAAAACGTTGGATTTTAAACACAGAAACTGTGTGGTCTTTGATGGTGTCTACCATACGTATTTATATATTCCTTCCGGAAAATATCGTATGAGAGTTCCAGCTGGCTGGATTTCCCTGATTATCAATGCAGGGGAAGGGATTGATGTTGATATTTTTTTCTTTAAACAGGATAAAGGAAAAAGTATGGAACGCATTGGGCGAAGGATACGTTTGAACCGATCAAGATTAAAGGAAACTTATGACACCAATAGTGATTTTGATGATTTGTCAGAATCCATACGTGCCGGCTTTTATCTGAAAAGAGGACTTAGTGGGAATGAGGAACTGTATTATATGTCCATGCTGATTACCATTACTGGGTATACAGAAAAAGAAGTAGAGTGGCGTGCAAGAGAAATGGCCAAACTGTTAAATTCACAGGACATTGGAACTGCCAAATGCACATTTTCTGAAGAAACGGCATTTTTATCTTCCCTTCCAATTTTGAATTTAGATAAAAACTTATACCAGAAATCGAAAAGGAATGTTTTGACTTCTGGTGTTGCATCCTGTTATCCCTTTGTAAGTTATGAAATGTCAGATCGTGATGGAATATTGATGGGAGTGAATAAAGCAAACAATTCTCTTGTAATCGTTGACATTTTTAATAGTGAAATTTACAAAAATGCAAATATTGCGATTCTAGGAACCAGTGGCGCAGGAAAAACCTTTTGTCTGCAGCTTATGGCTCTTAGAATGCGTAGGAAAAATATTCAGGTATTTATCATTGCTCCAGAAAAAGGGCATGAGCTGGCAAGGGCGTGCAAAAATATAGGCGGGGCATATTTGAAGATTGCACCAGGATCCAAATATGGCATTAATATCATGGAGATACGACCAAGTGATCAAAGTGCAAGAGTAATTTTAGACGGACAGGCTTCAGAGCGTTCAGAACTTGCTATGAAAATCCAGAGTTTGCATATTTTCTTTACCATTTTAATTCCAGATATTACCCATGAAGAACGTCAGCTTTTAGACGAGGCATTTATCATTACCTATCAGAAGAAAGGGATTACTCATGATAATGCAAGTTTGTGGGATCAGATTCACCCTGGAAAGTATAAAGAAATGCCAATTTTGGGAGATCTTTATCAGGTGCTTTTGAAAAAAGAAGAAACCAGACGTATGGCGAATATTTTAAATCGTCTGGTCAATGGTTCTTCTTCCAATTTTAATCATCAGACAAATATAGATTCTGATAACAAATATATGATACTGGATATTTCAGAAATGCAAAGCGACTTGGGACTTGCTACTTTTACAGCCTTGGATTTTGTATGGTCAAAAGCAAAAGAAGACCGTACAAAAGAAAAGGCTATTTTTATTGATGAATGCTGGGCACTTTTATCAACGAATGAATTGACGGCAAATTATATTCTTGAAATTTTTAAGACCATACGTGGGTATGGAGGAGCTGCGGTATGTGCTAGCCAGGATTTAGAAGATTTCTTCTCTTTAAAAGGCGGAAAGTATGGCAAGGGTGTTTTAAATAATACAAAGACAAAGATTATTTTGAATTTGGAACATAAGGAAGCAGAAGTCGTTAAAAAGGAATTGGATTTGTCAGAAGCAGAGATGCTTGCAATCACTAGATTTGAAAGAGGAAACGCTTTGATTTCTACCAATAATAACAATTTGTTAGTAGAATTTAAGGCAAGCCGGTTAGAAAAGGATTTGATTACCACAGACCGCAAGGACTTAAAAGAACTTAAGGAACGGTTGGAAAAATACGGGGAAACAGCCTATGAGAAAGGGGGGATGGC